ATTAAGTTGCTTTGTAACAAAATACGTCCCACCAGCAGCAATTAGCGCAACCAGTAACAATGAAACAATATAAGCTGGTAAACCAATTTTAGTTTTTCTTTTGGAGCTATTTAGCTGAGTTTCTTTTTCCTCTGATTCATTATTCATATGGCGCCCCCAAAATTATTTTTGTTTTAACCCTGTTTCTAGTGCAACAATCATCATATCTGTAAATGTGCGCTCTCGTTCATCAGAAGAGGTGTCTTCTCCAGTAAAAATATGGTCACTAATGGTTAAAATAGCTAATGCTTTACGGTTGTGTTTCGCGGCTAAACTGTATAATCCAGCTGCTTCCATTTCAACTGCTAAAATTCCATAATTAGCCAATTTAACTTTATCTAATTCAGCATTATAAAAGCGATCAGCCGATAAAACATTGCCGACTTTTAAAGAAAGACCTTTTTCTGTACCTATATCGTAGGCTGTTTTCAATAAATCAAAATCAGCGATTGGTGCAAAATCAACTTGACCACCAAAAGTATTTCGATTAATACTTGAATCAGTTGTTGCTGCTTGCGCTAATACAACATCGCGAACTTTTACATCTTTTTGCATTCCGCCAGCAGTCCCTACGCGAATTAAATTTTGAACATTGTATTCCGTTATTAATTCTTCTGCATAAATCATCATTGAAGGTAAGCCCATACCTGTTCCTTGTACAGAGATACGCTCACCTTTATAAAGCCCTGTATAGCCAAACATATTCCGAACTCGATTGTATTGTTCCACTTCTGTTAAGAATGTTTCTGCAATATACTTTGCTCGCAATGGATCACCTGGCAATAAAACTGTTTCTGCAATTTGACCTTTTTGTGCTTCAATATGAATACTCATGTTTGATTTCCTCCAAATTAAGTTCATTTTTATTTGTTAATTCATTTTCTCAATGTATCGTTCCCACGCCTCATCAAAAATGCGCATAGAGGGTAAATACTCTCCATTCATTTCTAGGTAATGACTAATATCATGATAACTCTCTGATTGCTTTGGAAAAGCGATGTCTAAAAAGGCATCATTAGCAAATTGACTGACTTCATCTCGTTTATGTGGATTTCGTTCAGTCATTAAAAAGTGATAGAAAGATTGTCTCATCACACACCATCCCTTCTATTTTCTTTTTCATACGCTTGTCGTTCTTGCTGTTCAGCTTCGTAGCGAGCAGGATTTTTCTTATAAAAATTTTGATGATACTCTTCGGCTGGATAAAAAACACTCGCTTCTTCAATCATTGTAACAATTGGCTTTTTATATTTTCCACTTGCTTCAAGCTGGCTTTTAGAGTGTTCAGCAATTTCTCGTTGTTTCTCACCTGTAACAAAAATAACTGGACGATAATTATCCCCACGATCTTGAAATTGCCCCATAGCATCTGTTGGATCCGTTTGTTGCCAGTAAATATCAACAAGCTCTTGATAAGAAATAATAGTTGGATCAAAAGTTATCTCAACAGCTTCTGTATGTCCCGTCTTATGACTCATAACGTCTTCATAAGTAGGATTTACTGTTTGCCCACCAGTATAACCAGAAAGAACTTGCTGAATACCTGGTTGTTCATCAAATGGCGCCACCATACACCAAAAACAGCCACCAGCAAAAATTGCTATTTCCTTCATT
This Carnobacterium maltaromaticum DSM 20342 DNA region includes the following protein-coding sequences:
- the deoD gene encoding purine-nucleoside phosphorylase, which encodes MSIHIEAQKGQIAETVLLPGDPLRAKYIAETFLTEVEQYNRVRNMFGYTGLYKGERISVQGTGMGLPSMMIYAEELITEYNVQNLIRVGTAGGMQKDVKVRDVVLAQAATTDSSINRNTFGGQVDFAPIADFDLLKTAYDIGTEKGLSLKVGNVLSADRFYNAELDKVKLANYGILAVEMEAAGLYSLAAKHNRKALAILTISDHIFTGEDTSSDERERTFTDMMIVALETGLKQK
- a CDS encoding YozE family protein; translated protein: MRQSFYHFLMTERNPHKRDEVSQFANDAFLDIAFPKQSESYHDISHYLEMNGEYLPSMRIFDEAWERYIEKMN
- the msrA gene encoding peptide-methionine (S)-S-oxide reductase MsrA, with the protein product MKEIAIFAGGCFWCMVAPFDEQPGIQQVLSGYTGGQTVNPTYEDVMSHKTGHTEAVEITFDPTIISYQELVDIYWQQTDPTDAMGQFQDRGDNYRPVIFVTGEKQREIAEHSKSQLEASGKYKKPIVTMIEEASVFYPAEEYHQNFYKKNPARYEAEQQERQAYEKENRRDGV